The following nucleotide sequence is from Halodesulfovibrio sp. MK-HDV.
GCATAACAGCAAATGCATGCTGTTATGTGCCCCGACCATATCTGAGAATCAAAAGAGTGGATGCAACTATGCATCCACTCTTTTTTATTGGAAAAATAGTAAAAACTTATTTTTACACATGCAACATATTGTAAATGTGGAACTTTACATCACATGAACACTGTTTTTATGTGTAATGCCGCATTGATAAGCTAAAGTAATACCCTTATATCCCGATTTGGATGAAGTGCGAACAAGGTAACAGCTGTGCATCCACAACTTTTATCTCTTTGTATATTCACATTCATAACCCAACACGCCTCGGAGTTATATATGAACTTCAAATCGCTAAAGCTAAAATTACTCGTACAAATTTCTGCTTGCTTCATTGTATTCATTGGACTTCTCCTCGTCATTTCAATCAGCTCTATTCGTGAAGAAGCTATTGATTCTGCACATCTTTTATCAGAAGAAGTGGTACGAGAGCACAAATTGTCGATCGAGAAAAATTTTGACAAGGGCTTTACTATTGCCCGAACCCTTTCGCAAACCATTGAAGGAATACTCAACGCGAACACATCAAAAAGTCGAGAACAGCTTGTTCAAGTGTTAAAGAATGTTGCTCTCGGAAATCCCGATCTATTCGGAGTTTGGCTGGCATTTGAGCCGGATGCCTTCGGTGAAGACTCTGCTTATTTGAACGAGAAGACATTCAGCATGAGTAACGGTCAATTTGCTCCATACTGGAGCCGCTCCGGAGGGAGATTAAGTTTAGCACCTTGCCCGCCGCTTAATGACTCATGGTACACGTACAGTCGCGATACGCGTGAAGAGTACGCAACTGAAGTCACAAGTTATACAACCTCATCTGGTACTTCCTACAGTGTTTCAAGCCTCTCTGTTCCGATTATAGTGAACGGAAAAGCCATTGGAGTTGTCGGTGTCGATCTTTCGACCGATTTTCTCAATAACATTGTAGACACGCTGACCGCATACAACGGAAACTGTAATTTAACGCTTGTAGCTTCAAACGGTAAGGTTCAGGCCCATACAGGCAAGCCTGACGCATTAGGAACATCAATCGATAGAATTATCCCGAATGGTCGATCCTTATTCCAGCGCGCACAGCAAGATGAAGTTGTTCAGATAGAAAACGATGACCTTCTCCGTGTTCTCGTGCCGGTTCAACTCGGCAATACAAAAATGAAATGGGTTGCCACCCTGTCGGTAGCTAAAGACGTTGCACTTTCCAGCGCTAATGATCTAACCCTGAAGATGATCCTACTTGGCCTGCTATGCATTCTCGGTGCACTAGGTGCCACCTTCTATCTTGCCGGTTTTATCTCCCGCCCTATTATTCAAAGCTCTGATGTTATCACTGAAATTGCACAAGGCAATCTTTCCGCCCGTTGTCATCCAAAGGGACAAGACGAAATTGCCACCATGCAACACGCCGTAAACTCTATGGCAGAAACACTTCAGGAAAACATCCATGAAATTGAGCGGAATATGAAAGAAGCACGCGCCCGTTCTAAAGAAGCAGAAAGAGCCACAACACAAGCGAAGTCTGCTGAAGAAAGCGCGTTACAGGCGTACAGTCAGGGACAGGAAGCTGCAAAAGAACTTGATTTGCTTGTGCTGAATCTTACCTCGGCATCATCAGACTTGAGCGTGCAGATCCAAAGCACTTCAGAAGGTGTTAACCAGCAGGATGCACGTAACAGCGAAACCGCCACTGCAATGGAAGAAATGAACAGCACGATTTTAGAAGTTGCCCGAAACGCTTCAGAAGCTGCTTCCAGCGTGGATGTTGTTTTCCATGAAGCAGAGTCCGGACTTGCTGTTGTGGGAGAATCCGTTTCCACGATTCAAAATGTATCCAAGCTTTCAGCACATCTTACAAAAGAAATGAGCCAGCTCGGTTCGCAAGTTGAATCCATTGGTGAAATTCTTAATGTGATTAGTGACATTGCAGATCAGACAAACTTGCTCGCACTGAATGCAGCTATCGAAGCCGCACGTGCTGGCGATGCTGGACGTGGATTCGCGGTTGTAGCGGATGAAGTACGTAAGTTGGCTGAAAATACAATGGAAGCAACCGGACGCGTTGGAACCGCCATTCAAAATATTCAAGCTGGAACTCAGCAGAATATTAATGCCATGACCAACACAGCCAATGCAGTAGAAAATGCAACAACATTGGTTACCCAGTCTGGTGAAGCTTTCGAACGGATTGTAGCCAAAATCACCCCTGCCACCGATCAGGTACGTGCCATTGCAACGGCAGCAGAGCAACAATCTTCTGCAAGTGAAGAGATCACTCAGGCAATTGAAGAAATCAGTCGTATTTCCTCAATGACTACTTCTAAAATGAATGATGCTGAATCTGCCGTACACGATTTGAATTCAGTTTCTGATTCATTGAAAGTAACTATGAATAAATTGCTAACCGTCTAAAATTTTTGCCCCGATACAAAAATGATGGATATAAAAAGAGCGACCCGAGGGTCGCTTTTTTTATATCCAATCTCTACAACTAGTACGGAAGTACTCTTGTGCGTCCGTTTGGTGAAGTCACCACCCGAACACGCTGACCTACGCTATAGTTTGACCCTTCAGCTGCCTGTACAATTGATACAGACCTTCCGGCATCTAATCTTACAGTAATCTGTACACCGTCGGTTTTTTGAAATTCTTCTTCCGCAACTGCACCGGCTACAGCACCTACAATTGCACCACCGACAGCACCTACAACGGCACCGGAACCACCACCAATCTGACTACCAAGAACGCCACCGGCAACACCGCCGCCGACCAGGCCTACACCTGTATTATCATCCTTAATAGTCACCGCATTCATACGTGTAATTGTTCCGTAGCTGATATTATCAGCCTGCATTGTCTGATTACCGGAGTAAACATTAGGACTATGTCTATTTGTACAACCTGCTAGAACAGCAAGCGCGATCAATACCAGTAGTATTTGATACCGTTTTGTTGTTGACCGTGTCATGTCTCACCTCCTGATAGTTAGGTACCTTGTAAAAAAATAACAAAAAAGCTACCAGACTGAACACGATTTTTTTAGCAATATCCCCACAATTCGGGGCTTAAAAGCCAATCACGCGGCCTAACTATCAAGCATCGTGGACTATATCCTACATTTCCAATTCTTGTATATTATCTACAAAAGTTGCAAATCTAGTTACACCCATGATTTCAAACACATTACGGAAGTTTTCTGACAAGCCTGAAATAACAACCTTGCCACCGTCGTTGTAGAAAGAACGGATTGCATCCGTTAATAACGCTATCGCAGCACCGTTGATAGATGTGTTTTCTGCAAAATCCAAAACAATCCGCTGCGCTTTTCCAGCACCTTTAAAGGCGTGCTTTATCTCTGACTCATCCGCTGTACCAAGTGTACCGCGAACGGTTATTACCATTGTATCGCTTGTGAATCGTGTGGACAGTGTTACAAATTTTTCTGTGCTCAACTTAATGCGCTCTTCCACTCGTTCCAAAGCTTTTTGGAGTACTTCAAGGCGGAGAGGCTTATTGATGAAGTCTGTCGCATCAAGGTTTAGCGCCTGAATAGCAACATCCATATCGCCATGCCCTGTAATAACAACCACTTCAACACTAGGCTCTTCTTCTTTAAGACGACCGAGCACTTCAATACCGTCCATGCCCGGCATTTTAATATCAGTTAACACCAGCGGCGGATGATGTTCTGCAAAAACTTCAAGCCCGCGTTCTCCGGAGTTAGCGAGCAGGACTTCGTGTCCTAACGTACTTAATAACAATTCAAACATTGTTAGTGTAGGTTGCTCGTCATCAATCACTAAAATCTTCATACAAATTACCTTTCCCTAATTGGCTGCGAGAGCCACCTCTTGACGCGGGAAACGAACAGTAAAGCATGTGCCGTCACCTACTGCGCTTTGAATATTGAGCTCTCCTCCATATTCACGCACAATGCCGTAGGATATGGCAAGGCCTAGTCCCATTCCTTGCCCTGTGGCTTTTGTTGTAAAGAATGGTTCAAATACCTTCTCTGCCACATGGTCAGGAATACCGGTTCCGTTATCTTCTACCGAAACAGATACTCCTTCGTCGTCATATTCTGTTCGAATCAGGATACGGCCTCTC
It contains:
- a CDS encoding response regulator, giving the protein MKILVIDDEQPTLTMFELLLSTLGHEVLLANSGERGLEVFAEHHPPLVLTDIKMPGMDGIEVLGRLKEEEPSVEVVVITGHGDMDVAIQALNLDATDFINKPLRLEVLQKALERVEERIKLSTEKFVTLSTRFTSDTMVITVRGTLGTADESEIKHAFKGAGKAQRIVLDFAENTSINGAAIALLTDAIRSFYNDGGKVVISGLSENFRNVFEIMGVTRFATFVDNIQELEM
- a CDS encoding glycine zipper 2TM domain-containing protein yields the protein MTRSTTKRYQILLVLIALAVLAGCTNRHSPNVYSGNQTMQADNISYGTITRMNAVTIKDDNTGVGLVGGGVAGGVLGSQIGGGSGAVVGAVGGAIVGAVAGAVAEEEFQKTDGVQITVRLDAGRSVSIVQAAEGSNYSVGQRVRVVTSPNGRTRVLPY
- a CDS encoding methyl-accepting chemotaxis protein produces the protein MNFKSLKLKLLVQISACFIVFIGLLLVISISSIREEAIDSAHLLSEEVVREHKLSIEKNFDKGFTIARTLSQTIEGILNANTSKSREQLVQVLKNVALGNPDLFGVWLAFEPDAFGEDSAYLNEKTFSMSNGQFAPYWSRSGGRLSLAPCPPLNDSWYTYSRDTREEYATEVTSYTTSSGTSYSVSSLSVPIIVNGKAIGVVGVDLSTDFLNNIVDTLTAYNGNCNLTLVASNGKVQAHTGKPDALGTSIDRIIPNGRSLFQRAQQDEVVQIENDDLLRVLVPVQLGNTKMKWVATLSVAKDVALSSANDLTLKMILLGLLCILGALGATFYLAGFISRPIIQSSDVITEIAQGNLSARCHPKGQDEIATMQHAVNSMAETLQENIHEIERNMKEARARSKEAERATTQAKSAEESALQAYSQGQEAAKELDLLVLNLTSASSDLSVQIQSTSEGVNQQDARNSETATAMEEMNSTILEVARNASEAASSVDVVFHEAESGLAVVGESVSTIQNVSKLSAHLTKEMSQLGSQVESIGEILNVISDIADQTNLLALNAAIEAARAGDAGRGFAVVADEVRKLAENTMEATGRVGTAIQNIQAGTQQNINAMTNTANAVENATTLVTQSGEAFERIVAKITPATDQVRAIATAAEQQSSASEEITQAIEEISRISSMTTSKMNDAESAVHDLNSVSDSLKVTMNKLLTV